In the genome of Candidatus Margulisiibacteriota bacterium, the window GATCTCCGCCCACAAGCTGTATGGGCCTAAGGGAGTAGGGGCGCTTTATATTCGCAAGGGGACTCGCTTGACCCCATTCCTCCATGGCGGGAGCCAGGAAAGGAACAGGCGCGCTTCGACGGAAAATGTCCCGGGTATAGTCGGTTTCGGAGTGGCGGCGGAGCTGGCTAAAGGCGAAATGTTAGCTGACGCCAAAAAGATGGCCGGCTTGCGCGACAAAATGATCAAGGGGATACTAGAAGCCATCCCGGATACGCAATTAAACGGCCATCCGACCGAGCGCCTGCCGAATAACGTCAACGTTAGCGTCCGCTATATCGAAGGGGAATCGATGTTACTAAGCCTCGATATGGAAGGGATCGCGGCTTCGACCGGCTCGGCTTGTACCTCGGGTTCGCTGGAACCGTCCCATGTCATGCTGGCGATCGGTTTGACCCACGAAGTGGCGCACGGTTCCTTGCGTTTCTCGCTGGGTAAGCAGACGACCGAAGAAGAGATCGACCGGACGGTCACAGAGCTTAAAACGATAGTCGAACGGCTCCGTTCCATGTCCCCGTTAGGAAAGAAGAATTAACTCACCCCCCAACCCCCTCTCTTAAAAAGAGAGGGGGAGAGGATCGAATAGTTAATACATTGGTACCCCTTCTCTTTCTAAGAGAAGGGGATAGGGGATGAGTTAGTAAAAAAGGAGAGGAAAGTAATGGCCGGTCAATACAGTACCAAGGTGATGGACCATTTCAAGCACCCGCGCAATGTGGGTGAAATGGAGAACCCGGATGGGATCGGCTACGTCGGCAATCCCGTGTGCGGCGATATCATGGAGATGTATATTAAGGTCCGGGATAACGTCATCACCGATGTCAAGTTCAAGACCTTTGGCTGCGGAGCGGCGATCGCTACTTCCTCCATGGCGACCGAAATGATCAAGGGGAAAACGATCGAGGAAGCCTTAAAACTGACCAATAAAGCGGTGGCCGAGGCTTTGGAAGGGTTGCCGCCGGTCAAAATGCATTGTTCGGTCCTGGCGGAAGATGCCGTCAAAGCGGCGATTGACGATTATTTAAAAAAGACGACCGGCAAGGGGTTACCTGGTTTCAAGCCGCACGAGGAGCCGCTGGAAAAACACGATCACTGATCGCTGTGTTTCATTAATTCCGCGTAAAAATCCGGCCACTGACGCGCAAGCAGGTTAAGTTTTTCTTCTTCAAACTGATCTGGCTTGATCAATCGGGCGTCAAACCGGCCTTCGATAAGCAGTTTGATGGCAGCTTTTTTCTTGCCCAACCTTGAGAGTAAAATGGCGGCTTTTTCCAGGCAAGACCGATCTTCTTCCCGATCATTTTTCAGCGGCCCGACGGCTGGGAACAAAATATCTTCTGCCTTTTGATTTTCTCCTAGTTCGATCAATTTCCCGGCGACCAAAAGAGCCCGCTCGATTTTTTTTGATTTGATCCGTAAATCATCGTCGGCGTTGATTTGACCTCGGCAGTGCGTGGAGAGACATTCGATGGCCAGGGGGACTTCCCGGCAGGCGATCAGCACCGGTACGATGCTGTTAAAAAATGTGTCGAAGCGAATAT includes:
- the nifU gene encoding Fe-S cluster assembly scaffold protein NifU, translated to MAGQYSTKVMDHFKHPRNVGEMENPDGIGYVGNPVCGDIMEMYIKVRDNVITDVKFKTFGCGAAIATSSMATEMIKGKTIEEALKLTNKAVAEALEGLPPVKMHCSVLAEDAVKAAIDDYLKKTTGKGLPGFKPHEEPLEKHDH